A portion of the Clostridium gelidum genome contains these proteins:
- the glgD gene encoding glucose-1-phosphate adenylyltransferase subunit GlgD — translation MKNCIGIINLDENENRMGELVVNRSLASVPIAARYRIIDFVLSNMTNSGVDCIGIFTKNKSRSLIDHLTNGRPWDLNRKKDGLKVFNFGNDEPVYDDVHNFSENIQFLTRSSREYVLLAPSYMICNIDYNEVLEYHKSTGKDITMAYKKVNNADEAFGDCGVLSFDDSESVISVGENIGKNPKANINMEMYILRTDLFIDIVTECVSSGMYRKVKEFIHNNLNNLSVGAYEFKGHLDCINSIKALYDSNVAFLNRKISKEVFNEDRPIYTKTKDEAPTHYANKSNVINSIIANGCRIEGTVENCVIGRRVYIGKNTKLKDCIIMQNSKIDDEAVLDNVIADKGSEIRKGETLIGSIMYPLVIKKKK, via the coding sequence ATGAAAAATTGTATTGGTATAATTAACTTAGATGAAAATGAAAATAGAATGGGAGAACTAGTTGTAAATAGATCACTTGCTTCAGTTCCAATTGCAGCGAGATACAGGATTATAGATTTTGTATTATCTAATATGACTAATTCAGGTGTTGACTGTATAGGTATATTCACAAAAAATAAATCAAGATCACTAATAGACCATTTAACCAATGGTAGACCATGGGATTTGAATAGAAAAAAAGATGGATTAAAAGTCTTTAATTTTGGGAATGATGAGCCTGTTTATGACGATGTTCATAATTTTTCTGAAAACATACAATTTTTAACACGTAGTAGCAGAGAATATGTATTATTAGCACCAAGCTATATGATTTGTAATATAGATTATAATGAGGTGTTAGAATACCATAAAAGTACAGGGAAAGATATTACAATGGCATATAAAAAGGTGAACAATGCAGATGAAGCTTTTGGGGATTGCGGAGTATTAAGTTTTGATGACTCAGAAAGTGTTATAAGCGTGGGAGAAAATATAGGGAAAAATCCTAAAGCTAATATTAATATGGAAATGTACATTTTAAGGACTGATTTGTTTATAGATATTGTAACTGAATGTGTAAGTAGTGGAATGTATAGAAAAGTTAAAGAATTCATTCATAACAATCTAAATAATTTAAGTGTTGGAGCATATGAGTTTAAGGGGCACTTAGATTGTATAAATTCAATTAAAGCATTATATGATAGTAATGTAGCATTTCTTAATAGAAAGATAAGTAAAGAAGTTTTCAATGAAGATAGACCTATTTATACTAAGACTAAGGATGAGGCACCAACTCATTACGCAAATAAGAGTAATGTTATAAATTCAATAATAGCAAATGGTTGTCGTATTGAGGGGACAGTTGAAAATTGTGTAATTGGTAGAAGAGTATATATAGGTAAAAACACTAAGCTTAAGGACTGTATAATAATGCAAAATAGTAAAATTGATGATGAAGCAGTATTAGATAATGTAATTGCAGATAAAGGTAGTGAAATAAGAAAAGGAGAAACTCTTATTGGATCTATTATGTATCCTTTAGTTATAAAGAAGAAAAAATAA
- a CDS encoding glucose-1-phosphate adenylyltransferase, translated as MGKNEMVAMILAGGQGSRLGVLTKKLAKPAVPFGGKYRIIDFPLSNCSNSGIYTVGVLTQYKPLELNAHIGIGEAWDLDRTYGGVSILPPYQEEKGGEWYKGTANAIYQNIEFVDRYDPEYILILSGDHIYKMDYTKMLDFHKEREAEATIAVLEVSMDEASRFGIMNTREDLSVYEFEEKPKNPKNNLASMGIYIFNWKTLKKYLKEDEADKTSKNDFGMNIIPSMLGDGSKMVAYPFKGYWKDVGTIDSLWEANMDLIKEDNELDLHEEDWKIYSVNPVRPAQYIGENAKISNSLIVEGCVVNGQVENSILFQGVQIGKNSVIRDSIIMTDAKIGDNVVIEKAIVGSGAIVRKDCKISLGDEIAIIGAKEEVKMGTVIENNKAV; from the coding sequence ATGGGTAAAAATGAAATGGTAGCAATGATATTAGCTGGTGGACAAGGATCAAGATTAGGGGTATTAACAAAAAAGTTAGCAAAACCAGCAGTACCATTTGGGGGGAAATATAGAATTATAGATTTTCCATTAAGTAATTGTTCAAATTCAGGAATATATACAGTAGGGGTATTAACTCAATATAAACCATTAGAATTAAATGCACACATTGGTATAGGTGAAGCATGGGATTTGGATAGAACTTATGGTGGAGTAAGCATATTGCCTCCATATCAAGAAGAAAAGGGTGGAGAATGGTATAAGGGAACTGCAAATGCAATTTATCAAAACATAGAATTTGTTGATAGATATGATCCAGAATATATTTTAATTTTATCTGGAGATCATATTTATAAAATGGATTATACAAAAATGTTAGACTTTCATAAAGAAAGAGAAGCAGAGGCTACGATTGCAGTACTTGAAGTGTCAATGGATGAAGCATCTCGATTTGGAATAATGAATACCAGAGAAGATTTATCAGTATATGAATTTGAAGAAAAACCTAAAAATCCTAAAAATAATTTAGCATCTATGGGAATATATATTTTTAATTGGAAAACTCTTAAAAAATATTTAAAAGAAGATGAAGCAGATAAAACTTCAAAAAATGATTTCGGAATGAACATAATTCCAAGTATGCTTGGTGATGGAAGTAAGATGGTCGCTTATCCATTCAAGGGATATTGGAAAGATGTTGGTACTATAGATAGCTTATGGGAAGCAAATATGGATTTAATCAAGGAAGATAATGAACTTGATTTACATGAAGAAGATTGGAAGATATATTCAGTCAATCCAGTAAGACCAGCGCAATATATAGGCGAAAATGCAAAGATATCTAATTCGCTAATTGTTGAAGGTTGTGTTGTGAATGGACAAGTTGAAAACTCTATATTATTTCAAGGAGTTCAAATAGGTAAAAATTCAGTTATTCGTGATTCAATAATTATGACAGATGCAAAAATAGGAGATAACGTAGTTATTGAAAAAGCAATTGTTGGAAGTGGAGCTATTGTTAGAAAAGATTGTAAAATTTCTTTAGGTGATGAAATAGCTATTATTGGAGCAAAAGAAGAAGTAAAAATGGGTACAGTTATAGAAAATAATAAGGCTGTTTAG
- a CDS encoding glycoside hydrolase family 13 protein, with product MDGIQAVHDSQSIKFRKPFGAVEVGQKVKLSINVDREIIVAVEFMQFDGTRLNIGMQKEYLNNGEFRYSVEIDTSDTLGILEYYFILIDGYNRLYYGNNDEHLGGIGQIYTYNPVPYQITVYEKSYTPSWYKEGVVYQILIDRFYNGNEDKTINSPKKNSFIYGRWDDNPMYIKDGFGKIARWDFYGGNIKGIIKKLDYIKSLGANIIQLSPVFKSSSCHKYDTGNYELIDEMFGTNNEFKELCVVAESKGIRIILEIVLSYTSSDSKYFNKLGNYNEIGAYQSPNSKYHEWYKFTRYPYQYESWWGIAERPNINSMENGYMDYIINNNNSIIKKWIELGCSGWRLNVIDELPDEFIEAIRTRMQEINKNTVLLGDIWDDASNKVSYSKRRKYLQGKEVHAVTNYPLREYLINFTKGYITSDIFKQKIMSLYENYPRESFYGNINVIGTNDTERILTVLDGNIELLRLIVVIQFTLPGVPLIYYGDETALKGGKEPDNRKSYPWGKEDKDLSDFYDKIVNIRNNENGLKKGDLIIHETDPEVFVFERNYENEKVIILVNVSNEQKLIKGISLNGSYVNLFNISEKYKFVGNNSIMSVFPHNFKILRKI from the coding sequence ATGGACGGTATACAGGCAGTACATGATTCACAAAGCATAAAATTTAGGAAGCCTTTCGGAGCAGTAGAAGTTGGTCAAAAGGTTAAACTGTCAATTAATGTTGATAGAGAAATAATAGTAGCAGTAGAATTTATGCAATTTGATGGTACTAGACTAAATATTGGGATGCAAAAGGAATATTTAAATAATGGTGAATTTAGATATTCTGTAGAAATTGATACATCTGATACTTTGGGAATATTAGAATATTACTTTATTCTAATAGATGGTTATAATAGGCTATATTATGGAAATAATGATGAACATTTAGGTGGTATTGGTCAAATATATACGTATAATCCTGTGCCGTATCAAATAACGGTATATGAAAAATCTTACACACCAAGTTGGTATAAAGAAGGAGTAGTATATCAAATTCTTATAGATAGATTCTATAATGGAAATGAAGACAAAACTATAAATTCTCCTAAGAAAAACTCATTTATATATGGGAGATGGGACGATAATCCAATGTATATTAAAGATGGATTTGGTAAGATTGCTAGATGGGACTTTTATGGTGGAAATATAAAAGGTATAATAAAGAAATTAGATTATATAAAATCTTTAGGAGCCAATATAATACAATTAAGTCCTGTATTTAAATCTTCTAGCTGTCATAAATATGATACAGGAAATTATGAACTTATAGATGAAATGTTTGGTACAAATAATGAGTTTAAAGAATTATGTGTAGTAGCAGAAAGCAAAGGTATAAGAATTATTCTAGAGATAGTATTAAGTTATACTAGTTCTGATAGCAAATATTTTAATAAATTAGGTAATTATAATGAGATTGGGGCATATCAATCACCTAATTCTAAGTATCATGAGTGGTATAAGTTTACTAGATATCCATATCAATACGAGTCATGGTGGGGAATTGCTGAAAGACCTAATATCAATTCAATGGAAAATGGGTATATGGATTACATTATAAACAATAATAATTCCATTATAAAAAAATGGATAGAGTTGGGATGCAGTGGTTGGAGATTAAATGTAATAGATGAACTTCCTGATGAGTTTATAGAAGCAATTAGAACAAGAATGCAAGAAATCAATAAAAATACTGTCCTTTTAGGTGATATTTGGGATGATGCATCGAATAAGGTTAGTTATTCAAAAAGACGAAAGTATTTGCAAGGTAAAGAAGTTCACGCTGTTACAAACTATCCTTTAAGAGAATATTTAATTAATTTTACTAAAGGCTATATAACATCAGATATATTTAAACAAAAAATAATGTCCTTATATGAAAATTACCCTAGAGAAAGTTTTTATGGAAATATAAATGTTATAGGTACAAATGATACCGAAAGAATATTAACTGTTTTAGATGGAAATATAGAATTATTAAGGTTGATTGTAGTAATTCAATTTACATTACCAGGGGTGCCACTCATATATTACGGGGATGAAACAGCGTTAAAAGGTGGAAAAGAACCTGATAATAGAAAAAGTTATCCATGGGGAAAAGAGGATAAAGATCTTAGTGATTTTTATGATAAAATAGTAAATATAAGAAATAATGAAAATGGTTTAAAAAAAGGGGATTTAATTATTCATGAAACAGATCCAGAGGTATTCGTATTTGAAAGAAATTATGAAAATGAGAAAGTAATAATTTTGGTTAATGTTTCAAATGAACAAAAATTAATTAAGGGTATTAGTTTAAATGGATCTTATGTAAATTTATTTAATATTAGTGAAAAATACAAATTTGTAGGTAATAACAGTATAATGAGTGTTTTTCCACATAATTTTAAAATATTACGTAAAATTTAA
- a CDS encoding glycogen/starch/alpha-glucan phosphorylase, producing the protein MHEMDKKTFKKAYVNKFLEMHGIELKEGNKQQKYDSLASLVRDYVTRTWLKTNKKYNKTGEKQVYYFSMEFLLGRLLGDALLNMGIRDVCKEALADVNIKLEELENLEQDQALGNGGLGRLAACFLDSMASLNIPGNGCGIRYKHGFFEQKIIDGKQVEVSDDWLKEGNVWEKRKPEKAEIVKFGGEIKVSEINGHLNFTHINFEPVLAVPYDTPIVGYENEVVNTLRLWSAEAVSNEFDFSSFNRGDFLKAIEYKNSVESISQVLYPEDSFYEGKRLRLKQQYFFVSAGVQSIIRHFKKHGKDIELLDEKMAIHINDTHPTLAIPELMRILLDEEGVEWDTAWRITTNAISYTNHTILAEALEKWPVDMFKNLLPRIYMIVEEINRRYCDELCVKYPGNWDKINRMSIIGDNKVKMAHLAIVGSHSVNGVAKLHTEMLKKKEMKDFYYLYPNKFNNKTNGITHRRWLLKSNPELTKLIKDTIGDSFIRHPIDLKNFERYLNDDVVLEQLGKIKKFNKEKLANIILNNDNISIDTNSIFDVQVKRIHAYKRQILNCLRIMDLYNKLIDNPGFDIVPRTFIFGGKAAPGYYLAKNTIELINNIANKINNDCRVNEKIKVVFIQNYRVSLAEQIIPGADVSEQISTTTKEASGTSNMKFMMNGAVTVATLDGANIEIKDEVTDDNIVIFGLNADEVLNYYQNGGYKSIDIYNSDVRIKRVIDDLVNGKYHSDKEKFRSLYENLITYNDEFFVLQDFDSYLKAQDKIDTLYRDTNKWQKMCGVNIAHSGIFSSDRTIEEYATGIWGSEVIYKNL; encoded by the coding sequence ATGCACGAAATGGATAAAAAGACATTTAAAAAAGCTTATGTGAATAAGTTTTTGGAAATGCATGGTATTGAGTTAAAAGAGGGAAATAAGCAACAAAAATATGATTCTTTAGCAAGCTTAGTAAGAGACTATGTTACAAGAACATGGCTTAAAACGAATAAGAAATATAATAAAACAGGAGAAAAGCAAGTTTATTACTTTTCTATGGAGTTCCTACTCGGAAGGTTACTTGGCGATGCATTATTAAATATGGGAATAAGAGATGTATGTAAAGAAGCTTTAGCAGATGTGAATATAAAATTAGAAGAGTTAGAAAATTTAGAGCAAGACCAAGCATTGGGTAATGGCGGACTTGGTAGACTTGCAGCATGTTTTTTAGATTCAATGGCTTCTTTGAATATTCCGGGTAATGGTTGTGGAATTAGATATAAGCATGGATTTTTTGAACAGAAGATTATTGATGGAAAACAAGTAGAAGTATCTGACGATTGGCTAAAAGAAGGAAATGTATGGGAAAAAAGAAAGCCTGAAAAAGCTGAAATTGTTAAATTTGGTGGTGAAATAAAAGTAAGTGAAATAAATGGACATTTGAATTTCACACATATAAACTTTGAACCAGTTTTAGCAGTTCCATATGATACGCCAATTGTAGGATACGAAAACGAAGTTGTGAATACCCTTAGATTATGGAGTGCAGAAGCAGTTTCAAATGAATTTGATTTTTCATCATTTAATAGGGGGGATTTCCTTAAAGCAATTGAGTATAAAAATTCTGTTGAATCAATTTCACAAGTCTTATATCCAGAAGATTCATTTTATGAAGGAAAAAGGCTTAGATTAAAGCAACAATATTTTTTCGTTTCAGCAGGAGTTCAAAGTATTATAAGACATTTCAAAAAACATGGTAAAGATATAGAATTGTTAGATGAAAAGATGGCAATCCATATTAATGATACTCATCCTACACTTGCAATACCAGAACTTATGAGAATATTATTGGATGAAGAAGGAGTAGAATGGGATACTGCATGGAGAATAACTACTAATGCAATATCTTATACTAATCATACAATTTTAGCGGAGGCTTTAGAGAAATGGCCGGTAGATATGTTTAAAAACTTACTTCCAAGAATATATATGATTGTTGAAGAAATAAATAGAAGGTATTGTGATGAACTTTGTGTTAAATATCCTGGGAATTGGGATAAGATTAATAGAATGTCAATAATAGGGGATAATAAAGTAAAAATGGCTCATCTAGCAATTGTAGGTAGCCATAGTGTAAATGGAGTAGCTAAACTTCATACAGAAATGCTGAAGAAGAAAGAAATGAAGGATTTTTATTACTTATATCCAAATAAATTTAACAATAAAACAAATGGAATCACTCATAGAAGATGGCTTTTAAAAAGTAATCCTGAACTTACAAAATTAATAAAAGATACAATTGGAGATAGCTTCATAAGGCATCCAATTGATTTGAAGAACTTTGAAAGATATCTAAATGATGATGTTGTTTTAGAACAGTTAGGAAAAATAAAAAAATTTAACAAAGAAAAGCTGGCAAATATAATATTAAATAACGATAATATAAGCATAGATACAAATTCTATATTTGATGTTCAAGTTAAAAGAATACATGCTTATAAGAGGCAAATACTTAATTGTTTAAGAATAATGGATTTATATAATAAATTGATTGATAATCCTGGTTTTGATATTGTGCCCAGAACATTCATATTTGGAGGAAAAGCAGCACCAGGGTATTATTTAGCTAAAAATACTATAGAGTTAATTAATAATATAGCTAATAAAATAAATAATGATTGTAGAGTAAATGAAAAGATTAAAGTAGTTTTTATTCAAAATTACAGAGTTTCATTAGCAGAACAAATTATTCCAGGTGCAGATGTAAGTGAACAGATTTCTACAACAACAAAAGAAGCATCAGGAACATCAAATATGAAATTTATGATGAATGGAGCTGTTACAGTAGCTACATTAGATGGAGCCAATATTGAAATAAAAGATGAAGTTACAGATGACAACATAGTAATTTTTGGATTAAATGCAGATGAAGTACTTAACTATTATCAAAATGGAGGATATAAATCTATTGATATATATAATAGTGATGTAAGGATAAAAAGAGTAATTGATGATTTAGTAAACGGGAAATATCATAGTGATAAAGAAAAATTTAGAAGCCTTTATGAAAATCTAATAACTTATAATGATGAGTTTTTTGTTTTGCAAGATTTTGATTCATACCTAAAAGCTCAAGACAAAATTGATACTCTTTATAGAGACACTAATAAATGGCAAAAAATGTGTGGAGTTAATATTGCACACTCAGGAATATTCTCATCTGACAGAACAATTGAAGAATATGCAACAGGGATTTGGGGATCTGAAGTAATTTATAAGAATCTATAG
- the glgA gene encoding glycogen synthase GlgA → MRVLFVASEASPFIKSGGLGDVAGALPKSLAQKGADVRVVIPKYKEINWEVRDKLRFKQWFNVNVGSREEFCGVWECFYNGVTYYALDNEKYFNRDGIYGFYDDAERFAFFDRAVLDMLRQIDWQPDVIHCNDWQTGMLPVLLKFQYKHNDMFYWNMKCVYSIHNIAFQGVFDPQILPGLFGFDMELYTNKSLKFDEGVSFMKGGLYYSDVITTVSNSYANEIQTPEYGQRLDEVLRDRSYALRGITNGIDYDEFNPKTDKFIKKNYDINSVESKVINKTELQKELGLTVDKNIPMIAMVTRLTHQKGMDLLVNISDRLLQQNVQLVVLGTGDKHYEDHFKWLDYRYGNKVSTNIRFDNALANKIYAACDMFLMPSLFEPCGLGQLIALRYGSIPIVRETGGLKDTVTAYNEYTGEGNGFSFTSYNSDDLYSVIEYAMCIYKDKKKWNNLVKQAMKCDNSWNKSADVYLNMYRELTGRD, encoded by the coding sequence ATGAGAGTTTTATTTGTAGCATCAGAAGCTAGCCCATTTATAAAGAGTGGAGGGCTTGGAGATGTTGCGGGGGCATTACCTAAATCACTTGCACAAAAAGGTGCAGATGTAAGGGTTGTGATACCAAAATATAAGGAAATTAATTGGGAAGTAAGGGATAAATTAAGGTTTAAGCAATGGTTTAATGTGAATGTTGGTTCTAGAGAAGAATTTTGTGGGGTATGGGAATGTTTCTATAATGGAGTAACATACTATGCATTAGATAATGAAAAATATTTCAATAGAGATGGAATATATGGTTTTTATGATGATGCAGAACGATTTGCATTCTTTGATAGAGCTGTACTCGATATGTTAAGACAAATAGACTGGCAACCTGATGTAATTCATTGTAATGATTGGCAAACAGGTATGCTTCCTGTACTACTAAAGTTTCAATATAAACACAATGATATGTTTTATTGGAATATGAAGTGTGTTTATTCTATTCATAATATAGCATTTCAAGGAGTCTTTGATCCTCAAATATTACCTGGATTATTTGGGTTCGATATGGAACTCTATACTAATAAATCTTTGAAATTTGATGAGGGTGTAAGTTTTATGAAAGGTGGATTATATTATTCTGATGTAATCACAACTGTTAGCAATAGTTATGCAAATGAAATACAGACACCTGAATATGGTCAAAGACTGGATGAAGTACTAAGAGATAGATCATATGCATTAAGAGGAATAACAAATGGAATAGATTATGACGAATTTAATCCTAAAACAGATAAATTTATCAAAAAGAATTATGATATAAATTCAGTTGAAAGTAAAGTTATAAACAAAACTGAATTGCAAAAAGAATTAGGGTTAACTGTAGATAAAAATATTCCAATGATTGCAATGGTAACAAGATTAACACATCAAAAGGGAATGGACCTACTAGTTAATATTTCAGATAGGTTATTACAACAAAATGTGCAATTAGTAGTTTTAGGAACTGGCGATAAGCATTATGAAGATCATTTTAAATGGTTAGATTATAGATATGGAAATAAAGTATCTACAAATATTAGATTTGATAATGCTTTAGCAAATAAAATCTATGCTGCATGTGATATGTTTTTAATGCCTTCTCTTTTTGAACCATGTGGACTTGGACAATTAATAGCACTTAGATATGGTTCAATTCCTATAGTTAGAGAAACTGGTGGTTTAAAGGATACTGTTACAGCATACAATGAATATACTGGAGAAGGTAATGGATTTAGTTTTACAAGTTATAATTCAGATGATTTATATAGTGTAATAGAATATGCTATGTGTATATACAAAGATAAAAAGAAGTGGAACAACCTTGTTAAACAAGCAATGAAATGTGATAATAGTTGGAATAAATCAGCTGATGTATATTTAAATATGTACAGAGAGTTGACAGGGCGGGACTAG
- the glgB gene encoding 1,4-alpha-glucan branching protein GlgB, which translates to MTSFNTYLFHQGKNYETYNILGSHIKTEKRKKGVQFATWAPNAKDVYVVGDFSDFEVKDEYKLEKITENGLWKGFFSEVKAGDKYKYCIISKDGKTGDYKADPYAIQTELRPDSASIVYEPKQFNWNDKKWIDKIKGINVLEQPLNIYEVHLGSWKTNKDGGFLTYEEIADDLPKYVKEMGYTHVEIMPLVEHPLDASWGYQGTGYYSPTSRYGTIEGLKKLINKLHKENIGVIMDWVPGHFCKDAHGLYKFDGTPTYEYQEEWRAENRGWGTCNFDLGRPEVKSYLISNALYWYREFHVDGLRVDAVSSILYLDYSRSHGEWVPNKFGGNGNLEAIDFLKELNKAVFAEYSTALMIAEESTSWPNITKPTDNDGLGFNLKWNMGWMNDTLEYVEIDPKYRKNNHRNITFAMMYNHAENYLLPLSHDEIVHGKKSLLDKMWGDEWNKFAGLRAFMGYMMGHPGKKLLFMGCEFAQTIEWREYEQLEWNLIKDLEMHKKTHAFFKDLNNLYINNKAFWELDHDNTGFNWIEADNDEQSILIFTRRSRDDQDTLIFVINFKSTVYYDYQIGVPFLGSYKEIFNTDDSKYGGSGQIMEDALISEKAPFQKQPYSIKIKVPPMATLVLKVSEINIIQEAKLIEDIDINENDDFKEMNK; encoded by the coding sequence ATAACTAGCTTTAACACATATTTATTTCATCAAGGTAAGAATTACGAAACTTACAATATACTGGGATCACATATTAAGACTGAAAAAAGAAAGAAGGGTGTACAATTTGCAACTTGGGCACCTAATGCTAAAGATGTGTATGTGGTTGGTGATTTCAGTGATTTTGAAGTAAAAGATGAATATAAACTTGAAAAAATAACTGAAAATGGACTATGGAAAGGCTTTTTTTCAGAAGTTAAAGCTGGAGATAAATATAAGTATTGTATAATAAGTAAAGATGGTAAAACAGGAGATTATAAGGCTGATCCATATGCAATACAAACTGAATTAAGACCAGATAGTGCATCAATAGTATATGAGCCTAAACAATTTAACTGGAATGACAAGAAATGGATTGATAAAATAAAGGGAATAAATGTATTAGAACAACCACTAAATATATATGAAGTGCATTTAGGTTCTTGGAAAACAAATAAAGATGGTGGATTTTTAACCTATGAAGAAATTGCTGACGACTTACCTAAGTATGTAAAAGAAATGGGATATACACATGTGGAAATTATGCCACTTGTTGAACATCCATTAGATGCTTCTTGGGGATATCAAGGGACAGGATACTATTCGCCAACAAGCAGGTATGGAACTATTGAAGGACTTAAAAAATTGATAAATAAGTTGCATAAAGAAAATATAGGAGTGATAATGGATTGGGTTCCAGGACATTTCTGTAAGGATGCCCATGGATTATATAAATTTGATGGAACACCAACATATGAATACCAAGAAGAGTGGAGAGCTGAAAATAGAGGATGGGGAACTTGCAATTTTGATTTAGGTAGACCGGAAGTAAAGAGTTATTTAATATCAAATGCATTATATTGGTATAGAGAATTTCATGTTGATGGATTAAGAGTAGATGCTGTATCTAGTATTTTATATTTAGATTATAGTAGATCACATGGAGAGTGGGTTCCAAATAAGTTTGGTGGAAACGGAAATTTAGAAGCAATAGATTTCTTAAAAGAATTAAATAAAGCAGTGTTTGCAGAATATTCTACAGCACTTATGATAGCAGAAGAATCAACATCATGGCCTAATATAACAAAGCCTACAGATAATGATGGATTAGGATTTAATTTAAAATGGAATATGGGCTGGATGAATGACACATTAGAATATGTTGAAATAGATCCTAAATATAGAAAGAATAATCATAGAAATATAACATTTGCAATGATGTACAATCATGCTGAAAATTACTTGTTACCTCTTTCGCATGATGAAATTGTTCATGGTAAGAAGTCACTATTAGATAAAATGTGGGGCGATGAATGGAATAAGTTTGCAGGACTTAGAGCATTTATGGGTTACATGATGGGACATCCAGGTAAAAAGCTACTATTTATGGGATGTGAATTTGCACAAACCATAGAATGGCGAGAATATGAACAATTAGAATGGAATTTAATTAAGGATTTAGAAATGCATAAAAAGACACATGCATTTTTTAAAGATTTAAATAATCTATATATTAATAATAAGGCTTTTTGGGAACTTGATCATGACAATACAGGGTTTAATTGGATAGAAGCAGATAATGATGAGCAAAGTATATTAATTTTTACTAGAAGAAGTAGAGATGATCAAGATACATTAATATTTGTAATAAACTTTAAGTCTACAGTATATTATGACTACCAAATTGGAGTGCCATTCCTAGGTAGCTATAAAGAAATATTTAATACTGATGATAGTAAATATGGTGGTTCAGGGCAAATAATGGAGGATGCATTAATATCTGAAAAAGCACCATTCCAAAAACAACCATATTCCATAAAAATAAAAGTACCACCAATGGCTACCTTAGTATTAAAAGTAAGTGAAATCAATATAATACAAGAAGCTAAATTAATTGAAGACATAGATATTAATGAGAATGATGATTTTAAAGAAATGAATAAGTAG